CCGACTCACACGTCAGGACCGAGCGGACCTTGACCTTCGTGATGCCACTGGAGAGCAGCTTCTCGATGGCCGGGTCGCCCACGTCGTCGCCCGCGTTGAGCACGACGTTGCCCTTGGCGTCCACCGCGTCCGTCGCGAGGTTCCGCGCGTACACGCTGGTCTCCACGTGCTGGTCGGGGACCACCTTGCCGTCGCCGACGTCCTCGCCGACGATCATGGAGATACCGCGGGTGGTGCCGCAGTCGACCTCGCGGACGATGACGTCCTGCGAGACGTCCACCAGACGACGGGTCAGGTAACCCGAGTCGGCGGTACGGAGAGCCGTGTCCGCCAGACCCTTCCGGGCACCGTGCGTCGCGATGAAGTACTCCGCCACCGACAGGCCTTCACGGAAGTTGGCCTTGATCGGACGCGGGATGTACTCACCCTTCGGGTTCGACACCAGACCACGCATACCGGCCAGCGACCGGACCTGCGTCATGTTGCCCGCCGCGCCCGACTTCACGATCATCGCGATCGGGTTGTCGTCCGGCAGCGCCGTCTCCATGATCTTGTGGACCTCTTCGGTGGCCTGCGTCCACACCTTGACGAGCTCGTTGTTGCGCTCGGTGTGGGACAGCTGACCACGCTGGTACCGCTTCTCGACCTGGTCGGCCTTGCCCTCGTACTCGTCGAGAATGGCCTTCTTGCCCTCGGGCACGAGCACGTCGGAGATGGCCACCGTGACGCCCGAGCGGGTCGCCCAGTAGAAACCGGCGTCCTTGAGCTTGTCCAGCGTCTGCGCCACCTGCGTCATCGAGTACCGCTCGGCGAGGTCGTTCACGATCGCGGCCTGACGCTTCTTCGGCATCGGCTCGTTGATGAACGGGTAGTCCGCCGGCAGCAGGTCGTTGAACAGCACGCGACCCAGCGTCGTCTCGGCCAGCCACATCTTGCCCGGCTCCCAGCCCGCCTCGGCGAGACGAGCTTCGTCGGCCTTGGCCGGCTGGCGGTCGGTGATGCGGATCTTGATCGGGGCGTGCAGGCTCAGCGCCTTGAGGTCGAAGGCCATGATGGCCTCGGCCGGCGAGGAGTACGCGTTGCCCGCGCCGTCGGCCTTCTCGTTGAGACGCGTCAGGTGGAACAGGCCCGTGACCATGTCCAGACGCGGCATGGCGAGCGGTCGGCCCGACGCCGGCGACAGGATGTTGTTCGCCGACAGCATCAGGATGCGGGCCTCGGCCTGGGCCTCGGCCGACAGCGGCAGGTGCACCGCCATCTGGTCACCGTCGAAGTCCGCGTTGAACGCCTCACAGACCAGCGGGTGCAGCTGGATGGCCTTGCCTTCCACCAGCTGCGGCTCGAAGGCCTGGATGCCGAGGCGGTGCAGGGTCGGTGCGCGGTTCAGCATCACCGGGTGGCCGGTGATGACCTCTTCGAGCACGTCCCACACCTGCGGGCGCGAGCGCTCCACCATCCGCTTGGCGGACTTGATGTTCTGCGCGTGGTTCAGGTCGACCAGCCGCTTCATGACGAACGGCTTGAACAGCTCGAGCGCCATGTCCTTCGGCAGACCGCACTGGTGCAGCTTCAGCTGCGGGCCGACGATGATGACCGAACGGCCCGAGTAGTCCACGCGCTTGCCGAGCAGGTTCTGGCGGAACCGGCCCTGCTTGCCCTTGAGCAGGTCGGACAGCGACTTCAGCGGCCGGTTGCCCGGGCCGGTGACGGGACGGCCGCGGCGGCCGTTGTCGAACAGCGCGTCGACGGCCTCCTGCAGCATCCGCTTCTCGTTGTTCACGATGATCTCGGGCGCGCCGAGGTCGATGAGCCGCTTGAGGCGGTTGTTGCGGTTGATCACGCGGCGGTACAGGTCGTTCAGGTCCGACGTCGCGAACCGGCCACCGTCGAGCTGCACCATCGGGCGCAGGTCCGGCGGGATGACCGGCACGGCGTCGAGCACCATGCCGCGCGGGTCGTTGCCGGTCGCCTGGAAGGCGGCCACGACCTTGAGGCGCTTGAGCGCGCGCAGCTTCTTCTGGCCCTTGCCGTTGCGGATGGTGTCGCGCAGGTTGTCGGCCTCGGCGGCGACGTCGAACTCGGCGGCCAGCTTCTGGATGGCCTCCGCGCCCATGCCGCCGGTGAAGTACTCGCCGTAGCGGTCGACCAGCTCGCGGTAGAGCAGCTCGTCGGCGATCAGCTGACGCGCGTCGAGCTTCGTGAAGGTCGTCCAGACCTCCTCGAGGCGGTCGAGCTCGCGGCCGGCGCGGTCGCGCAGCTGACGCATCTCGCGCTCGCCGCCTTCCTTGACCTTGCGGCGCACGTCGGACTTGGCGCCCTCCGCCTCCAGCTCGGCCAGGTCGGCTTCCAGCTTCTGCGCGCGAGCCTCGATGTCCGCGTCACGCTTCGTCTCGAGGTTCTTGCGCTCGACGCCGATCTCGTTCTCGAGGGTCGGCAGGTCGTTGTGGCGCAGCTCCGCGTTCACGCCCGTGATGACGTAGGCGGCGAAGTAGATGATCTTCTCGAGGTCCTTCGGCGCCAGGTCCAGCAGGTAGCCCAGGCGGGAAGGAACACCCTTGAAGTACCAGATGTGGGTGACGGGCGCGGCCAGCTCGATGTGGCCCATCCGCTCACGGCGCACCTTGGCGCGAGTCACCTCGACGCCGCAGCGCTCACAGATGATGCCCTTGAAGCGGACGCGCTTGTACTTGCCGCAGTAGCACTCCCAGTCCCGGGTCGGACCGAAGATCTTCTCGCAGAAGAGGCCGTCCTTCTCGGGCTTGAGCGTCCGGTAGTTGATGGTCTCCGGCTTCTTGACCTCGCCGTAAGACCACTGACGGATGTCGTCAGCCGTGGCGAGACCAATGCGGAGCTCATCGAAGAAATTGACGTCCAGCACGTCTAAGTCCCCTTGGGGTTGTTTCGGCTAGAGGGGTCGGCGGTGGAGCGGGGACCCACGGGAGGCAGGTCCCCGCTCGACACCGGTCAGTGCACGACGTCGTCCACGCTGGGCGACTCGTTGCGGGACAGGTTGATGCCGAGGTTGGCCGCGGCGCGCTCGAGGTCCTCGTCGTCGGAGTCGCGCATCTCGATGGCCGCACCGTCGCTGGAGAGCACCTCGACGTTCAGGCACAGCGACTGGAGCTCCTTCAGGAGCACC
The sequence above is a segment of the Amycolatopsis sp. 2-15 genome. Coding sequences within it:
- a CDS encoding DNA-directed RNA polymerase subunit beta', encoding MLDVNFFDELRIGLATADDIRQWSYGEVKKPETINYRTLKPEKDGLFCEKIFGPTRDWECYCGKYKRVRFKGIICERCGVEVTRAKVRRERMGHIELAAPVTHIWYFKGVPSRLGYLLDLAPKDLEKIIYFAAYVITGVNAELRHNDLPTLENEIGVERKNLETKRDADIEARAQKLEADLAELEAEGAKSDVRRKVKEGGEREMRQLRDRAGRELDRLEEVWTTFTKLDARQLIADELLYRELVDRYGEYFTGGMGAEAIQKLAAEFDVAAEADNLRDTIRNGKGQKKLRALKRLKVVAAFQATGNDPRGMVLDAVPVIPPDLRPMVQLDGGRFATSDLNDLYRRVINRNNRLKRLIDLGAPEIIVNNEKRMLQEAVDALFDNGRRGRPVTGPGNRPLKSLSDLLKGKQGRFRQNLLGKRVDYSGRSVIIVGPQLKLHQCGLPKDMALELFKPFVMKRLVDLNHAQNIKSAKRMVERSRPQVWDVLEEVITGHPVMLNRAPTLHRLGIQAFEPQLVEGKAIQLHPLVCEAFNADFDGDQMAVHLPLSAEAQAEARILMLSANNILSPASGRPLAMPRLDMVTGLFHLTRLNEKADGAGNAYSSPAEAIMAFDLKALSLHAPIKIRITDRQPAKADEARLAEAGWEPGKMWLAETTLGRVLFNDLLPADYPFINEPMPKKRQAAIVNDLAERYSMTQVAQTLDKLKDAGFYWATRSGVTVAISDVLVPEGKKAILDEYEGKADQVEKRYQRGQLSHTERNNELVKVWTQATEEVHKIMETALPDDNPIAMIVKSGAAGNMTQVRSLAGMRGLVSNPKGEYIPRPIKANFREGLSVAEYFIATHGARKGLADTALRTADSGYLTRRLVDVSQDVIVREVDCGTTRGISMIVGEDVGDGKVVPDQHVETSVYARNLATDAVDAKGNVVLNAGDDVGDPAIEKLLSSGITKVKVRSVLTCESAVGVCATCYGRSMATGELVDVGEAVGIVAAQSIGEPGTQLTMRTFHQGGVAGDDITTGLPRVTELFEARVPKGKAPIADVDGRVRIEESERFWKITLIPDDGSEEIVFDKLSKRQRLANTPNGPLGDGDHVNVGQQLLEGTPDPHEVLRVMGPREAQMHLTDEVQKVYRAQGVSIHDKHIEVIVRQMLRRVTVIDSGGTDFLPGELPERTKFEARNRSTVSEGGEPASGRPVLMGITKASLTTDSWLSAASFQETTRVLTDAAINGRSDRLVGLKENVIIGKLIPAGTGINKYRNIQVQPTEEARVAAYAIPSYDDGYYTPDVFGSGTGAAVPLDDYDFGRDFR